A region of the bacterium genome:
ATCACGTCGGCCGGGACCTACTCGAGGATCTTGGCGACGACCCCCGCCCCCACCGTCCGCCCGCCTTCCCGCACCGCGAACCGCTGCCCTTCCTCCAACGCGATCGGCGTGATCAACGCCGCCTCCATCGTCACGTTGTCCCCCGGCATCACCAT
Encoded here:
- the tuf gene encoding elongation factor Tu (EF-Tu; promotes GTP-dependent binding of aminoacyl-tRNA to the A-site of ribosomes during protein biosynthesis; when the tRNA anticodon matches the mRNA codon, GTP hydrolysis results; the inactive EF-Tu-GDP leaves the ribosome and release of GDP is promoted by elongation factor Ts; many prokaryotes have two copies of the gene encoding EF-Tu), coding for MVMPGDNVTMEAALITPIALEEGQRFAVREGGRTVGAGVVAKILE